CGTGACAGCATGGCCCTGTCCAAAGTGGCCGGCACCAGCGTCTACCTCAAGATGGACAGTGCCCAGCCTTCCGGCTCCTTCAAGATCCGGGGCATTGGGCACTTCTGCAAGAGGGTATGGGACCGGGTCAGCATCATCTAGACAGGGGTGGCAGGTCCTCCTTTCTCACCAGGGCAGGGCCAGTGCTGTGTGAAATTAAAGTCATTGTGGGATAAGCCTACTGACTCCCCACAATGACTGAGCGTCCACCATTAGGGCTTCCTCTGGTTGAGGGGTGCCCCTCCAGGAGGGTCCCTCAGGACTGATCCCAGAGCCATCAGTCACCTGTTTTCCTCCACCCCTTCCTGAGCCGGTCTCTTTGGAGAGGGGAGGTGCAGTCTCAGACAAGGGTAGAACGAATTCCGAGTGAAGGAAAGGTCTGGCAGGTATTCCAGGTGGACAGGAAGAGCACAGGCAATGACTGGGAGGTGGGCCTGAGTGCCTCTCCTGTTGTCTCCACAGTGGGCCAAGCAAGGCTGTGCACATTTTGTCTGCTCCTCGGGTAAGTGACCTGCTTCCCCATCCTGTCCTCTGCTGTGTGTCCTGGGGTCAGGTACTCCGCTTCTCTGAGCCCTGGTTTCCCCAGCAATGTGCCAGTGTTTTCAATGGCCAGCAGTCACCCAGGGTGGGGAGGTGAGGGGGGAACTCCAGAGCCCCCAGTAGAGGGCAAGCAGTCCTGCCTGGGCTCCCAGATGCTCCCGTACTGACACCCTCTCCACCCCTGACCCTGGCAGCGGGAAATGCAGGCATGGCGGCTGCATATGCAGCCAGGCAACTGGGCATCCCCGCCACCATCGTTGTGCCCAGCACCACACCCGCTCTCACCATTGAGCGCCTCAAGAATGAAGGTGCCACAGTCAAGGTGGTGGGTGAGGTGAGTGCCGACCCAGGGCAGGGCAGAGAGAGGGTACCTGGTGGCTGAGCAGGGTCCCCCCTGTGCCTCACCCCCTCCCATctcccctgtggttttgcagttATTGGATGAAGCCTTCGAGCTGGCCAAGGCCCTAGCGAAGAACAACCCAGGCTGGGTCTACATTCCCCCCTTTGACGACCCCCTCATCTGGTATGTGGAGTTCACAGTCACTCGGTGGGGGTGGCAGCCACTACCCTATATCACTGGGCAGGCATTGCTATGATGCACATCATCACATCCTCATGCACAGCAgctgcacatgtgtgcacacaccaccatgtaGAAGCACACtgaggcggggcacagtggctcacacccgtaatcccagaatttgggaggccaaggtgggaggatcacttgaggtcagcagtttgagaccagtctggccaacatggtgaaaccccatctctactaaaaatacaaaaattacccgggcgtggtaacacatgcctgtaatcccagttaccagggaggctgaggcaggagaatcgcttgaacctaggaggtggaggttgcagtgagccaagatcgcaccactgcactccagcctgggtaagagagtgagactccatctcaaaaaaaaaaaaaaaagaaagaaagaagaaacacacaTGTTCACATGTTACACCCAGGTGCAGCAGCaggtgcacacacatgtgcaccaAATGCCCATTCTCCATGtctgcacacacaacacacccaaGGCTGAACATGCAAGCACGCAGGTGTCCAAGTGTCAGCAGTTGAGTCCTCCTGGAAGCAGACCCAGGGACAAAGGTTTCAGGGAAAGGAGTTTATTTGGGAGGCGATTCAGTGGGGGAGTGGGGGAGTGAGCCAGGGAAGGAAGAgggcttgcttttttctttttctatcatccagcccaaaatgtcaggaAGGGGACTTTCAGGGGCAGGTGGCCACTGTGGGTGGCTGGAGCTTAATCCCTTGGGGACCCTGGGAGCCAGTATAGAAGGTGGGCCACAGTTTCCCTCTCCCTGGGAGAAGGAGCAGGGGAGTTTGTATGCCGACCCGTGGCCGTTGGTTGAGGGCTCCTCTAAGGGACTGCCATCTCCTGACTCTGTTTGCAGATAGCTCAGGTGGCCACAGAAAGTCCTCAGGTAGAGACACAGATGCTGGCAGCTGGAAGCCGAGGTGGCGGGTGGGGAGGGAAGTAGCTCCAGGTCCCATCAGCTGGGATGAGGCCGGTGCAAACCTGAGCTGGTGTCTCCAGGAAGCCTGGCCCTGACCCGccaccccctctccccaccctccaggGAAGGCCACGCTTCCATCGTGAAAGAGCTGAAGGAGGCACTGTGGGAAAAGCCGGGGGCCATCGCACTGTCGGTGGGCGGTGGGGGCCTGCTGTGTGGAGTGGTCCAGGGGCTGCAGGAGGTGGGCTGGGGGGACGTGCCTGTCATCGCCATGGAGACCTTTGGCGCCCACAGCTTCCACGCCGCCACCACCGCAGGCAAGCTCGTCTCCCTGCCCAAGATCACCAGGTGAGCAGCTGGGGTGCCTCCCTCAGGTGTCCAGCAAGCACTGGGGAGTCCCCTTTAGGTCTGGCTTCGAGATAGATCCTGATGTTAGCCtgttttacagacgaggaaatggaggctttgatcacttgcccagggtcacatccAGTGAGTGGTACAGCTTGGACTCAAGCCCAAGTCTGTGTGACTCCACCATGTCACACTTCCTCACATGAAAAGCCTcatatgaggctgggcacagtgacttgtgcctgtaatcccagcactttaggtgactgaggcaggaagatcacttgaggtggagttcaagaccagcctgagcaacatagattcccacctctaaaaaaagttgtttttttgtttttgtttctgttttgttttgttttttaactaactgggcgtggtagcacacacccatagtcc
The Rhinopithecus roxellana isolate Shanxi Qingling chromosome 10, ASM756505v1, whole genome shotgun sequence DNA segment above includes these coding regions:
- the SDS gene encoding L-serine dehydratase/L-threonine deaminase isoform X1; amino-acid sequence: MAIMMSGEPLHVRTPIRDSMALSKVAGTSVYLKMDSAQPSGSFKIRGIGHFCKRWAKQGCAHFVCSSAGNAGMAAAYAARQLGIPATIVVPSTTPALTIERLKNEGATVKVVGELLDEAFELAKALAKNNPGWVYIPPFDDPLIWEGHASIVKELKEALWEKPGAIALSVGGGGLLCGVVQGLQEVGWGDVPVIAMETFGAHSFHAATTAGKLVSLPKITSVAKALGVKTVGAQALKLFQEHPIFSEVISDQEAVAAIEKFVDDEKILVEPACGAALAAVYSHVIQKLQREGNLQAPLPSLVVIVCGGSNISLAQLRALKEQLGMTNGLPK
- the SDS gene encoding L-serine dehydratase/L-threonine deaminase isoform X2, which codes for MMSGEPLHVRTPIRDSMALSKVAGTSVYLKMDSAQPSGSFKIRGIGHFCKRWAKQGCAHFVCSSAGNAGMAAAYAARQLGIPATIVVPSTTPALTIERLKNEGATVKVVGELLDEAFELAKALAKNNPGWVYIPPFDDPLIWEGHASIVKELKEALWEKPGAIALSVGGGGLLCGVVQGLQEVGWGDVPVIAMETFGAHSFHAATTAGKLVSLPKITSVAKALGVKTVGAQALKLFQEHPIFSEVISDQEAVAAIEKFVDDEKILVEPACGAALAAVYSHVIQKLQREGNLQAPLPSLVVIVCGGSNISLAQLRALKEQLGMTNGLPK